The Pagrus major chromosome 17, Pma_NU_1.0 genome includes a region encoding these proteins:
- the stmn2a gene encoding stathmin-2a codes for MAKTATAYKEKMKELSVLSLICSCFYSEPRNKLKQEFEDMQVKPINKRASGQAFEVILKPPSPVSDLTHNFPSPPKRDISLDDIEKKLEAAEDRRKYQEAQVLRALAEKREHERDVLLKAMEENSNFSKMAEEKLQMKMEQIKENRDAHLAAMLERLQEKEKHAALVRKNKELREELTA; via the exons ATGGCTAAAACAGCAACCG CGTACAAAGAGAAGATGAAGGAGCTGTCTGTCCTCTCCCTCATCTGCTCCTGCTTCTACTCTGAGCCACGCAACAAGCTCAAGCAAGAGTTTGAAG ACATGCAGGTGAAACCGATAAACAAGCGGGCCTCAGGCCAGGCATTCGAGGTGATTCTCAAGCCTCCGTCTCCAGTGTCAGACTTAACCCACAACTTCCCCTCACCTCCTAAGAGGGACATCTCCTTGGACGACATTGAGAAGAAACTGGAGGCTGCTGAAGATCGAAGGAAG tATCAGGAAGCCCAGGTGCTGAGGGCTTTGGCAGAGAAGCGAGAGCACGAGAGGGATGTTTTGCTAAAGGCCATGGAGGAGAACAGCAACTTCAGCAAGATGGCCGAGGAGAAGCTCCAGATGAAGATGGAGCAGATCAAGGAGAATCGTGACGCCCATCTGGCAGCCATGCTTGAGCGTCTACAGGAGAAG GAGAAACATGCAGCTTTGGTGCGCAAGAACAAAGAGCTGAGGGAAGAGCTGACAGCATGA